From a single Anaerolineales bacterium genomic region:
- a CDS encoding DNA methyltransferase — MADIEKMQPEEFAQEKTTVWDFPVRGAWATHKPDYRGNFAPQIPRNVILNYTNEGDFVLDPMIGSGTTLIEARLLNRNAIGYDVNQNAVNITSERIRFEMKGNTKQVVKLGNAQKLPEKDNSVDLVIAHPPYANIVKYSDGKNPDDLSSISSLPKFLDALEIAVREMYRVLKPGKYCAILIGDTRKGQHYIPLSHFVLQRCLRSGFALKEEVIKTQHNTTHAPRWSASAKHYKFYLIMHEHLFIFRKPAVGESLTRIQYSTWKGLQKAQAIEEEEEWKGLLDWEKKKGKK; from the coding sequence ATGGCAGATATTGAAAAAATGCAACCTGAAGAGTTTGCTCAAGAAAAAACAACTGTCTGGGATTTTCCAGTTCGCGGTGCATGGGCAACTCACAAACCTGACTATCGTGGAAATTTTGCTCCACAAATTCCACGAAATGTTATTTTGAATTATACAAACGAGGGTGACTTTGTTTTAGATCCAATGATTGGAAGTGGCACAACCTTGATTGAAGCAAGGTTGTTGAATAGAAATGCCATTGGATATGATGTCAACCAAAATGCTGTAAACATCACATCCGAAAGAATACGATTTGAAATGAAGGGCAACACCAAGCAGGTTGTCAAACTTGGGAACGCCCAGAAATTACCAGAAAAAGACAATTCAGTTGATTTGGTCATCGCGCATCCGCCATATGCAAATATTGTGAAATATTCGGATGGCAAGAATCCTGATGATTTGTCCAGTATTTCCAGTCTGCCAAAGTTTCTGGATGCACTGGAGATTGCTGTCCGTGAAATGTACCGTGTACTGAAGCCGGGAAAGTATTGCGCCATTTTGATTGGTGATACGAGAAAGGGTCAGCATTATATTCCGTTATCGCATTTTGTTTTGCAAAGATGTTTGCGGTCTGGGTTTGCATTGAAAGAAGAAGTTATCAAGACCCAACACAATACAACCCATGCGCCACGATGGTCGGCAAGCGCAAAGCATTACAAGTTTTATCTGATTATGCACGAACATCTTTTTATCTTTAGAAAGCCTGCTGTTGGTGAAAGTCTGACCCGAATTCAATACAGCACTTGGAAGGGTTTGCAAAAAGCACAAGCCATCGAAGAGGAAGAGGAATGGAAGGGTTTATTGGATTGGGAGAAGAAGAAGGGAAAGAAGTAA
- a CDS encoding SIMPL domain-containing protein (The SIMPL domain is named for its presence in mouse protein SIMPL (signalling molecule that associates with mouse pelle-like kinase). Bacterial member BP26, from Brucella, was shown to assemble into a channel-like structure, while YggE from E. coli has been associated with resistance to oxidative stress.) — translation MRTKYFVFAILAVLALVVSACGPTTINQAAPENLRTLNVSGLGVVYLTPDIAYINVGVNTQRENASEAVEVNKTQTTAVIEAIKDFGVDAKDIRTTNFSIWSNQQYDPMGQISGTTYVVDNTVNVTVRDLDKLGDLLDAAISAGANSIYSIQFDVADKTKATDEARTLAVADAKSEAQGLAEAAGLSLVDVQTISYYESSPTPYFEGKGGGGGAAMEAAAVPIQPGQLAISVTVNIVYTIK, via the coding sequence ATGCGTACGAAATATTTTGTTTTTGCCATTCTGGCGGTTCTGGCTCTCGTCGTGAGCGCCTGCGGACCGACCACCATCAACCAGGCGGCGCCTGAGAATTTGCGCACGTTGAATGTGAGCGGTCTTGGGGTTGTGTACCTGACCCCGGACATTGCCTATATTAATGTCGGTGTGAACACCCAGCGCGAGAACGCTTCCGAGGCGGTCGAGGTCAACAAGACCCAGACCACGGCGGTGATCGAAGCCATCAAGGACTTCGGCGTGGATGCCAAGGACATCCGCACCACCAACTTCAGCATCTGGTCGAACCAGCAATACGACCCGATGGGACAGATCTCGGGCACGACCTACGTGGTGGATAACACCGTCAACGTGACCGTGCGCGACCTCGACAAACTGGGCGACCTGCTCGATGCCGCCATCAGCGCGGGCGCGAACAGCATCTACAGCATCCAGTTCGACGTGGCGGACAAGACCAAAGCCACCGACGAAGCCCGCACATTGGCTGTGGCAGACGCCAAGAGCGAAGCTCAGGGTCTGGCGGAAGCCGCCGGTTTGAGCCTCGTGGACGTCCAGACCATCAGCTACTACGAAAGCAGCCCGACGCCTTACTTTGAAGGCAAGGGCGGCGGTGGCGGCGCAGCCATGGAAGCCGCGGCAGTGCCGATCCAACCCGGTCAACTGGCGATCAGCGTCACGGTCAACATCGTCTACACCATCAAGTAA
- a CDS encoding lysoplasmalogenase — MNIFLILALVFAALEALALQKNWFKLEVIAKPAVMIVLFVWLVTSVGLEGALLWFGLGVLFSLVGDVLLMISLDRLFLAGLAAFLLAQIAYIIGFNIPVPEMSIWGVALALIIGMGGARVIRRILEAVTAKGQGRMRIPIAVYGTVISVMLLSAMLKQFDPTWEAWAALLVGTGGFLFYISDIILAWNKFVAPIRHGRIYNIAAYHLGQIALIAGVIAQYSN, encoded by the coding sequence ATGAATATCTTTCTGATCCTAGCATTGGTCTTTGCCGCGCTGGAAGCGCTGGCGTTACAGAAGAATTGGTTCAAACTGGAGGTCATCGCCAAGCCCGCCGTGATGATCGTCCTGTTCGTCTGGCTGGTCACATCCGTTGGGCTGGAGGGAGCTTTGCTGTGGTTCGGGCTGGGCGTCCTGTTCTCGCTGGTCGGTGATGTGCTGTTGATGATCTCGCTCGACCGTCTCTTCCTTGCGGGGCTGGCCGCGTTCCTGCTTGCGCAGATCGCCTACATCATCGGCTTCAACATCCCCGTGCCGGAAATGTCCATTTGGGGGGTGGCACTGGCGCTCATCATCGGCATGGGCGGCGCGCGCGTCATCCGGCGGATACTCGAAGCAGTCACCGCCAAAGGGCAGGGACGCATGCGCATCCCCATCGCCGTCTATGGGACCGTTATCTCGGTCATGCTGCTGTCCGCGATGCTGAAGCAGTTCGACCCCACATGGGAGGCGTGGGCGGCGCTCCTCGTCGGTACGGGCGGGTTCCTGTTCTATATCTCGGACATTATTCTCGCGTGGAATAAATTCGTCGCCCCCATCCGGCATGGACGTATCTACAACATTGCCGCCTATCACCTCGGGCAGATCGCGCTTATTGCGGGAGTGATCGCGCAGTATTCAAATTAA
- a CDS encoding BrnT family toxin, with amino-acid sequence MIVLSQLTGFDWDDSNRQKNWEKHQVLASECEEVFFNLPLLLQADPAHSQQETRYFVLGHTTAGRRLFIAFTVRNDKIRIISARDMSKKERKIYEQANS; translated from the coding sequence ATGATTGTCCTTAGCCAACTCACAGGCTTTGATTGGGATGACAGCAATCGCCAAAAAAACTGGGAGAAACACCAGGTACTTGCCAGCGAGTGCGAGGAAGTATTCTTCAACTTGCCTCTCCTGCTCCAAGCAGACCCTGCTCATTCCCAACAGGAAACGAGATATTTTGTACTGGGTCACACCACGGCAGGAAGACGCCTATTTATTGCTTTTACAGTTCGTAACGACAAGATCCGTATCATATCCGCCCGTGATATGAGCAAAAAGGAGAGAAAGATTTATGAGCAAGCAAATTCCTAA
- a CDS encoding OsmC family protein, with protein MATKQVQLNWDPEEQFTLKDADGYQIILNKPLGVSPSDLLPMSLIGCTSYDVVEILKKQRQELYQLKVTAEAVQDEDPPWKFRKIHIRYQVVGRNVDPEKVRKAIEISEGKYCSVYATLRDVIEITHDVDVVDG; from the coding sequence ATGGCAACCAAACAGGTTCAACTAAATTGGGATCCCGAAGAGCAGTTCACGTTGAAGGATGCGGACGGGTATCAGATCATCCTGAATAAGCCGCTGGGCGTCAGCCCTTCGGACTTGCTGCCCATGTCGCTGATCGGGTGCACGTCGTACGATGTGGTGGAGATCCTGAAGAAACAGCGTCAGGAACTGTACCAGCTCAAGGTCACGGCGGAGGCGGTTCAGGACGAGGATCCGCCCTGGAAGTTTCGGAAGATCCACATCCGTTATCAGGTGGTGGGGAGGAACGTCGACCCTGAAAAGGTGCGCAAGGCTATTGAGATCAGCGAGGGGAAGTACTGCTCGGTGTATGCCACGCTGCGGGATGTGATCGAGATCACACACGACGTGGACGTGGTGGACGGATAA
- a CDS encoding GIY-YIG nuclease family protein, which produces MAVGKQYCIYIMTNAHNTVLYTGVTNNLARRVYEHRNGLGGIFTKKYNIVKLVYYEITENVHAALAREKQIKGGSRKKKIDLVNSMNPEWKDLYEEII; this is translated from the coding sequence ATGGCAGTTGGAAAACAATACTGCATTTACATTATGACCAATGCTCATAATACCGTTTTATATACTGGCGTGACGAATAACCTTGCACGGAGAGTGTATGAACACAGGAATGGGTTGGGCGGTATTTTTACGAAGAAATATAACATTGTGAAACTTGTTTACTATGAGATCACAGAGAACGTCCATGCCGCGCTCGCACGAGAGAAGCAGATCAAAGGCGGTTCCCGCAAGAAGAAGATCGATTTGGTGAATAGTATGAATCCTGAATGGAAAGATTTGTATGAGGAAATAATTTGA
- a CDS encoding DUF2283 domain-containing protein, with product MAQVKVYYDREGNTLTVWFGNPADEYIAEETGEEIVLMKDREGKVIGFEKLNFTGQAGDAIKVAFETVAV from the coding sequence ATGGCACAAGTGAAAGTCTATTATGACCGTGAAGGGAATACGCTCACGGTTTGGTTTGGCAATCCTGCCGATGAATATATCGCTGAGGAAACTGGCGAAGAAATTGTGCTGATGAAAGACCGCGAGGGGAAGGTCATTGGGTTTGAGAAATTGAATTTCACAGGTCAGGCTGGCGATGCAATCAAGGTCGCATTTGAGACGGTTGCGGTCTAA
- a CDS encoding DNA adenine methylase has product MSKATKRASETQINYSLNLVVASATAKPFLKWAGGKGQLIESLSNLLPVEMRTGEIKKYAEPFIGGGALFFYVAQNYPQIEKFYISDANQELVLAYTTIQKDVESLISFLAVLEKKYHALDNFAQKEFFYEQRKKFNEKLLTIDYINFGADWVERTAEIIFLNRTCFNGLFRVNSKGEFNVPFGDYKNPRICDTDNLRAVSALLQKTEIKLGDFTASDKFIDSSTFVYFDPPYRPISKTASFNSYSKFEFGDEAQKRLAEYYALLSKKKAKLMLSNSDPKNEDPNDHFFEDLYKDFRVERVDASRNINSNASKRGKIKELVIVNY; this is encoded by the coding sequence ATGTCGAAGGCTACAAAAAGAGCTTCAGAGACTCAAATTAATTACTCTCTAAATTTAGTTGTCGCGTCAGCAACAGCCAAACCTTTCTTGAAATGGGCGGGTGGTAAAGGGCAATTGATTGAAAGCCTTTCAAACCTTCTTCCTGTTGAAATGCGAACGGGTGAAATAAAAAAATATGCTGAACCATTTATTGGTGGCGGAGCATTATTTTTTTATGTTGCGCAAAATTACCCACAAATCGAAAAATTCTATATTTCGGATGCGAACCAAGAATTAGTCTTAGCGTACACGACAATTCAAAAAGATGTTGAAAGTTTGATTTCATTTCTTGCTGTATTAGAGAAAAAATACCATGCCTTAGATAACTTTGCTCAAAAAGAGTTTTTCTATGAGCAAAGAAAGAAATTTAACGAAAAACTTCTAACCATTGATTACATTAATTTCGGAGCGGATTGGGTAGAACGGACCGCAGAAATCATCTTCCTAAACCGAACGTGCTTCAATGGCTTGTTCAGAGTCAATTCAAAGGGCGAATTCAATGTACCTTTTGGTGATTACAAAAACCCGAGAATATGCGATACGGATAATCTACGGGCGGTCTCTGCTTTACTTCAAAAAACAGAAATCAAACTTGGTGATTTTACAGCTAGTGACAAATTTATCGACTCTTCTACGTTTGTTTACTTTGACCCACCTTATCGTCCAATAAGTAAAACGGCAAGTTTTAATTCATATTCAAAGTTTGAGTTTGGCGATGAAGCCCAAAAACGACTTGCTGAGTATTACGCTTTGCTATCCAAGAAAAAAGCAAAACTCATGCTTAGTAATTCAGATCCCAAGAACGAAGACCCTAACGACCATTTTTTTGAAGATTTATACAAAGATTTTCGAGTTGAACGAGTTGATGCTTCCCGCAATATAAACAGCAATGCAAGTAAACGAGGGAAGATAAAAGAGTTAGTAATCGTAAATTATTAG
- a CDS encoding BrnA antitoxin family protein: MSKQIPKFKNEDEEREFWSKNDSADYLNWENAERALFPNLKPSTKAISIRLPESLLDALRQLANERDVPYQSLIKIYLQERIEEDLKARH; the protein is encoded by the coding sequence ATGAGCAAGCAAATTCCTAAATTCAAAAATGAAGATGAAGAACGCGAGTTCTGGAGTAAAAACGACTCTGCGGATTATCTGAATTGGGAAAATGCCGAGCGGGCGTTATTCCCGAATTTGAAACCTTCCACCAAGGCGATTTCCATACGTCTACCCGAATCGCTTTTGGATGCGTTGCGTCAATTGGCAAATGAACGTGATGTACCTTACCAATCCCTGATCAAGATATATTTGCAAGAACGGATTGAAGAGGATCTCAAGGCAAGACATTGA
- a CDS encoding DUF418 domain-containing protein: protein MLWFQKQSNRALLYWAAIFMVFSFLSMGLIGGPEGGDGLFIPITEIIKLSRDVYMNGTFFEVVHFQLFAAMDTFFFITQLQGFSIMAYFLLGLMAGRIQFFENLADKKTLLKRIAVWGGLTGLAGGIVFIAASSPWVSSLGFTVGTPSLAACYISAVSLLSMHPKSAKFFASIAKVGRMALSNYVLQSVVCAVLFNGYGFGLLEKGVGAALLWGIGLSIYLIQIPLSVWWLSRFQFGPLEWLWRSLTYGKRQKFLAK from the coding sequence TTGCTGTGGTTTCAAAAACAATCAAATCGTGCCTTGTTATATTGGGCGGCGATCTTCATGGTCTTCTCGTTTCTCTCCATGGGGCTGATTGGAGGTCCGGAAGGCGGTGATGGGTTATTCATACCCATTACAGAAATTATCAAGTTATCACGCGACGTATATATGAATGGGACGTTTTTCGAAGTCGTCCATTTTCAATTGTTTGCTGCAATGGATACATTTTTCTTCATCACCCAACTGCAGGGTTTCAGCATTATGGCTTATTTCCTGTTGGGGTTGATGGCTGGACGAATACAGTTCTTTGAAAATCTGGCTGATAAAAAGACATTGCTGAAAAGAATAGCCGTATGGGGAGGGCTGACTGGCTTGGCGGGAGGCATTGTCTTTATTGCTGCCAGCAGTCCGTGGGTATCCAGCCTGGGGTTTACCGTTGGTACGCCGTCACTGGCGGCTTGTTATATAAGCGCCGTTTCCCTGCTATCCATGCACCCTAAGAGCGCAAAATTTTTTGCATCCATTGCAAAAGTCGGGCGCATGGCGCTGAGCAATTATGTTCTTCAGTCGGTGGTTTGTGCGGTTCTGTTCAATGGGTATGGTTTTGGATTGCTTGAAAAAGGAGTCGGCGCGGCTTTGTTGTGGGGGATCGGGCTCTCAATCTATCTGATTCAGATCCCACTCAGTGTATGGTGGCTCAGCCGGTTTCAATTTGGTCCGCTGGAATGGCTTTGGCGGTCCTTGACGTATGGAAAAAGACAGAAGTTCCTGGCAAAATAA
- a CDS encoding helix-turn-helix transcriptional regulator yields MSLISGCDLSDIPYTCHMTSIPQISREPQEKEYLKLLGLNIRKWREKKGYTQEEFAPIVGMTRSYITEVETGKRNISFLNFMKIIEALDVDDLSVKKMLQEIRSHSGEQ; encoded by the coding sequence ATGTCACTTATTTCAGGTTGCGATTTGAGTGACATTCCGTACACTTGCCACATGACATCTATACCGCAAATCTCTCGTGAGCCTCAGGAAAAAGAATATCTCAAACTGCTTGGATTGAATATAAGAAAGTGGCGTGAAAAAAAAGGATATACCCAAGAAGAATTTGCGCCTATTGTTGGGATGACCCGTTCTTATATTACAGAGGTTGAAACTGGAAAAAGAAATATCTCTTTTTTGAACTTCATGAAAATAATCGAGGCATTGGATGTTGATGATTTATCCGTAAAGAAAATGCTACAAGAAATTCGTAGCCATTCAGGGGAGCAATAA
- a CDS encoding ATP-binding protein, with the protein MNIQRTQIGYLVGGGLKENFRVRLTVSPQEIQEGAFVVIQSGWWNYYGIVTDIQLGATDPRFADEQMEGRFPKHISDALHKKALYANLEVLPNLMLEVGPDEGSPEYAQWRNGLKEEPRILPVKNVPPHHAVVSLANEGDIAEIFGDPHKDGNFIIGYTREQNHPVCIDLDKFVQRSSGVFGATGTGKSFLTRLVLAGLMKHNQASVLVLDMHNEYGFDDVASDTKKAVKGLKTLFKSGVRCVGLGAGSTIRGNQVDFNLEISTGDISTSDIETLSRELNLRETTPTILNALYTTFREKWFAAFRGMNRDTVVFEDEKGRKKEEPAEGSVAKWALENGVNVMAAEALHDKLRRLFGKPYIVDQAAADSVAQIIQSLEAGKHVVLSFGEHESDLDYLLVSNLITRKIRAAWEKKTNEFRTHGAGEPRPLIIVVEEAHKLLNREMAAQTTFATIARELRKYYVTLLIVDQRPSQIYDEVMSQLGTRISGWLGDDLDIQAVLSGLSGRDALRGMLARLQPKEEVLLLGWGVPMPLPVRSRRYDETFWKEMSGKGRKSSEESLRELGFGG; encoded by the coding sequence ATGAATATACAACGAACTCAAATTGGCTACTTGGTCGGCGGCGGGTTGAAGGAAAACTTCCGCGTGCGGCTCACCGTCTCTCCGCAGGAGATTCAGGAGGGGGCGTTCGTCGTCATTCAGAGCGGATGGTGGAATTACTACGGCATCGTGACCGACATCCAACTCGGCGCAACGGACCCGCGCTTTGCCGACGAGCAGATGGAAGGACGTTTCCCGAAGCACATTTCGGATGCGCTGCACAAGAAAGCCCTGTATGCCAATCTCGAAGTGCTGCCGAATTTGATGCTGGAGGTGGGACCCGACGAGGGTTCGCCCGAGTATGCACAATGGCGCAATGGACTGAAAGAAGAGCCGCGCATTTTGCCCGTCAAGAATGTGCCGCCGCACCACGCGGTCGTGTCGCTGGCGAATGAGGGTGATATCGCCGAAATCTTCGGTGACCCGCACAAGGACGGCAACTTCATCATCGGGTATACGCGCGAGCAGAACCATCCCGTGTGCATTGACTTGGACAAGTTCGTACAGCGCTCGTCCGGCGTGTTCGGGGCGACGGGCACGGGCAAGTCGTTCCTGACGCGTCTGGTGCTGGCGGGACTGATGAAGCACAATCAGGCGTCGGTGTTGGTGCTGGATATGCACAACGAGTATGGGTTTGACGATGTGGCGTCAGACACGAAAAAAGCCGTGAAGGGCTTGAAGACCCTGTTCAAGAGCGGAGTCCGATGCGTTGGCTTGGGAGCAGGTAGCACCATCAGGGGCAACCAGGTCGATTTCAATCTGGAAATCTCCACGGGTGACATTTCCACAAGCGATATCGAAACGCTTTCACGCGAGTTGAACCTGCGCGAGACCACGCCGACCATCCTGAATGCGTTGTACACCACGTTTCGGGAGAAGTGGTTTGCGGCGTTTCGCGGGATGAATCGCGATACGGTTGTTTTTGAAGATGAAAAGGGAAGGAAGAAGGAAGAGCCGGCGGAGGGGAGCGTGGCGAAGTGGGCGCTGGAGAACGGTGTGAATGTGATGGCGGCGGAAGCGCTTCATGACAAACTGCGCAGGCTGTTCGGCAAGCCCTATATCGTGGACCAAGCCGCGGCGGATTCGGTGGCGCAGATCATCCAGTCGTTGGAGGCGGGCAAGCATGTGGTGCTGTCGTTCGGCGAGCATGAAAGCGACCTGGATTATCTGCTGGTGTCGAATTTGATCACGCGCAAGATCCGCGCGGCGTGGGAGAAGAAGACCAATGAATTCCGCACGCACGGAGCGGGGGAGCCGCGTCCGTTGATCATTGTGGTGGAGGAGGCGCATAAACTGCTCAACCGCGAGATGGCGGCGCAGACGACCTTTGCGACCATCGCGCGCGAGTTGCGCAAATATTATGTGACGCTGTTGATCGTGGACCAGCGTCCGTCGCAGATCTATGATGAGGTGATGAGTCAGTTGGGCACACGCATCAGCGGCTGGCTGGGCGATGACCTGGATATTCAGGCGGTGCTTTCGGGTCTTTCGGGGCGCGATGCGCTGCGTGGGATGCTGGCGCGTTTACAGCCCAAGGAGGAGGTGCTGTTACTCGGTTGGGGCGTGCCGATGCCCCTGCCCGTGCGTTCACGCAGGTATGACGAGACGTTCTGGAAGGAAATGAGCGGGAAGGGCAGGAAGAGTAGTGAGGAGAGTTTGAGGGAGTTGGGGTTTGGCGGGTAG
- a CDS encoding NAD-binding protein yields MGKTVTHVGEAGAGQVAKAANQIMVAAQMVAMGELLVFSKKAGVDPRKVVDAIKGGAAQCWSLDVKPPRLFDGNRQPGFKAYMQLKDMGIVLDTAKEYDIPISATEENTKFFQQMIEHGMGELDNSAVVGVIEKLAGVEIV; encoded by the coding sequence ATGGGCAAGACCGTCACCCACGTCGGCGAGGCGGGCGCAGGGCAGGTGGCAAAAGCCGCCAATCAGATCATGGTCGCCGCGCAGATGGTGGCGATGGGCGAACTGCTGGTCTTCTCGAAGAAGGCGGGCGTCGATCCGCGCAAGGTGGTGGACGCCATCAAGGGCGGCGCGGCGCAGTGCTGGTCGCTGGATGTCAAGCCGCCGCGTCTGTTCGACGGCAACCGTCAGCCCGGCTTCAAGGCGTACATGCAATTGAAGGATATGGGCATCGTGCTCGACACCGCGAAGGAATACGACATTCCCATTTCAGCGACCGAAGAGAATACGAAATTCTTCCAGCAGATGATCGAACATGGCATGGGCGAGTTGGATAATTCCGCTGTAGTGGGTGTGATCGAGAAACTGGCGGGGGTGGAGATCGTTTGA
- a CDS encoding DNA double-strand break repair nuclease NurA, producing MPINYQEIYTQIKQVGLGAKERRKKKEEAQEQAQNLLETYSSQLDFLRSKAESAKAADANLRCAVPLDEELASSHPLPDATPQATLIAADGSQIVPNRHDALQYYVINVGAIAMQIGSGNTPEVVTDTELRVLDEFDDTFFSEGQIALQRDVAERKKLLEMAKNYSGTIIAITEGQLELWGSVDNENAREFEKNLQDYLNVLEQLQHQGIIAGGYVDKPGANWFVKLLEIAGTPDAELKNVRKNRLLAGVTDLWMFSQILGEHERSAVFALQAKSAEKYQGALAIHFFYINVGDAKRPKIARVDVPLWVAESPSMLNTLHAVLVEQSKIMGKAPFPYLLHRAHEIAVVTHREKEEIDRMLSREILSNAGELGEKSGKQSAKDLKGRTRR from the coding sequence ATGCCGATCAATTATCAGGAAATCTACACCCAGATCAAACAGGTAGGCTTGGGCGCCAAGGAGAGACGGAAGAAGAAAGAGGAAGCGCAGGAACAGGCGCAGAACCTCCTCGAAACCTATTCTTCCCAACTTGACTTCCTGCGCTCGAAAGCGGAGTCCGCCAAGGCGGCGGATGCCAATCTCCGCTGTGCCGTGCCGCTGGATGAAGAACTCGCCTCCTCCCACCCGCTGCCTGATGCAACACCCCAAGCGACCCTCATCGCCGCCGACGGTTCGCAGATCGTCCCGAATCGACATGACGCGCTTCAATATTACGTCATCAATGTTGGCGCGATCGCTATGCAGATCGGCTCTGGAAATACCCCCGAAGTTGTTACGGACACCGAGTTGCGTGTGCTGGACGAATTCGACGACACATTTTTCAGCGAGGGGCAAATTGCCTTGCAGCGTGATGTTGCCGAGCGCAAGAAATTGCTCGAAATGGCGAAGAACTACTCAGGCACGATCATTGCCATCACCGAAGGTCAATTGGAATTATGGGGTTCGGTGGATAATGAAAATGCCAGAGAATTCGAGAAAAATTTGCAGGACTATTTGAACGTCCTTGAACAATTGCAACACCAGGGAATCATTGCAGGCGGCTATGTGGACAAGCCCGGCGCAAACTGGTTCGTGAAACTGCTTGAAATTGCAGGTACCCCAGACGCCGAATTGAAGAACGTCCGCAAGAACCGTTTATTGGCTGGCGTAACAGACCTATGGATGTTCAGCCAGATTTTGGGCGAGCATGAACGCTCTGCAGTCTTTGCGCTACAAGCCAAATCTGCTGAAAAATACCAAGGCGCGCTTGCCATTCATTTCTTTTACATCAATGTTGGGGATGCAAAACGCCCCAAAATCGCGCGTGTGGATGTGCCGCTTTGGGTGGCGGAAAGCCCGTCCATGTTGAATACTTTGCACGCGGTTCTGGTCGAGCAATCGAAGATCATGGGCAAAGCGCCGTTCCCATATTTGTTGCATCGCGCCCATGAAATTGCCGTGGTTACCCACCGCGAAAAAGAAGAAATTGACAGGATGCTTTCAAGGGAAATCTTGTCAAATGCTGGCGAATTGGGTGAAAAGTCGGGCAAACAGTCCGCGAAGGATTTGAAGGGTAGAACGAGACGATAA